Genomic segment of Diceros bicornis minor isolate mBicDic1 chromosome 29, mDicBic1.mat.cur, whole genome shotgun sequence:
ATATCTCCCTGTCATGGTCAAGGGGCATGGAGTCGAGGCCTCCGCAATGTAGCTCATTTTTCCTCCCTTTACTTATCACCTAAAGATGATCCTGTTTTGTCTCAATTTCAAGAATATGTGTACAGGCTCACAGTGTGACTCAGACTAAGTTCACCCCTAGATTCTGAATATATCCAAGGCTGGACTGATGTGGTTCTCAGGTGGTCCTCAGGTTTTTCCAGGACTTTAGAAGGTTGGCAGAAAGCTTAGAAGTACCACAGTGGGGACAAGTCAGCTGCAAGCTACATGCATTAGGACTGTTttcaaaaggaggaaaatttttCCTACTTATGTCTCCAACCAGACCTGGTCCAGACCTGGACAAACTCCTCGAGCCTAGAGGGTATTAGAATAATCTAATGCTCATAACAAATTTTGCTTCACCCATTAGATTTGTCACTAACTCCTGGGTCAGTGGGCATGGTCTGTGTGGCAAGTGACATTAGCATGAAGCATCAGGAAACACACCATATTGTCATCACTGTAATAATACAGGAATTGAAGCCATTGCTTACTTCTACCTGTGGCTGAAGGCTTTAAAGGGAATGAGCACATCTCTCCATCCAGTCACATGGTGCTGTGAAGCCTGTCAGTCATGAGGATCCATTACCTTCTCTTTGCATTGCTCTTCTTGTTCTTGATGCTGTTCCAGGTAAGATGGGTGGGGAAATGAGAGGGCTGAAAGAACTGAGAAATTACCATTCAGAGCCAGTCCCTCTCCATTCTTTAGGGAACATTAGAACACTTGGATTTGTCACATGGGAAAGAGAcaacacttttgtttttttttctttctgacgaGGATCATCAAGAACCTTAAAGCAGGTTTTCCAGTCTTTTCTGACCCACCCTGAAGAGACTAAACAGCCCACAAAACCACCTCTTCATGGGAAGACTGTTATACGTGTTAATTAGAGATGAAAAAATGATGTAAAAACTTCAATGCCAACAGGAAAGATTGATGTAATCTGAGAACAGAAACACAGACTTCCATTGTATTAGCTTAGTGGTTACTAAAACTTACCTGTGGGTTCCCTATCATTATTGCAGGCAATGGAGGAATGGTAAAGGCAGTACAAAAGTATTATTACAAAGTAAAAAATTGTCGGTATGATGCGCCTGGCTGCCTTACAAGGGAGGAACAGATCGGCCACTGTTCTCTGGGATGACAAAAGTGttgccaaaaaaagaaataaaaagtataacaaCATGATGAGAATGTAGGAAAGTGTGAAAATGCCTCCTTCAAGTTTATAGACACAAAAtccaattatatatttttttcaaataattggaaGTTCTGTCatcttctttgtgtgtgtgtgtgtgtgtgtgtgtgtgtgtgaggaagatcagccctgagctaacatctgccaatcctcctctttttgctgaggaagaatggccctgggctaacatccgtgcccaaacACAGCCCAtactccacattatatgggacaccaccacagcatggcttgacaagccgtgtgtcggtgctcACCTAGGATCCCAACCCCAgtccgccaaagcagagcaaacGTACTTAGCCGCTACACCACTCTGCTGGATCTTTcactgtcttttttaaaaaaatgctgtgGGGtcgctccgtggcttagtggttaagtgcgcgtgttcacTACTGGCTGCcagggttcagatgccgggcgcacaccaatgcaccgcttctcaggccatgctgaggcagtgtcccacataagaaactagaaggatgtgtaactattaCATACacttatctactggggctttggggaaaaaaaggaggaggattggcaataaatattagctcagggccggtcttcctcagcaaaaagtgaagga
This window contains:
- the LOC131394114 gene encoding beta-defensin 103A-like, whose amino-acid sequence is MRIHYLLFALLFLFLMLFPGNGGMVKAVQKYYYKVKNCRYDAPGCLTREEQIGHCSLG